The following are encoded in a window of Mycobacterium sp. ELW1 genomic DNA:
- a CDS encoding LLM class flavin-dependent oxidoreductase: protein MTQKPLNFGVFITPFHPVGQSPTVALEYDLERTVALDRLGFDEAWFGEHHSGGYELIACPEVFIAAAAERTKHIRLGTGVVSLPYHHPLMVADRWVLLDHLTRGRVIFGTGPGALPSDAYMMGIDPVEQRRMMQESLEAILALFRAGPDERVDRHSDWFTLRDAQLHIRPYTWPYPEISTAAMVSPSGPRLAGQLGTSLLSLSMSVPGGYAALEDAWGVVVEQAAKVGRPEPDRSSWRVLGIMHLADTREQAIEDCTYGLQDFANYFGAAGFVPLANDVEAAEQSPRQFVADYAAGGNCCIGTPDDAIAYITDLLDRSGGFGTFLMLGHDWADPQATYHSYELFARKVMPHFKGQLQAPRASHDWAQRKRNDLFGRAGEAIMKAIGEHAGEQT from the coding sequence GTGACGCAAAAGCCGCTGAACTTCGGAGTGTTCATCACGCCGTTTCATCCGGTAGGCCAATCCCCCACCGTCGCACTGGAATACGACCTGGAGCGGACGGTCGCCCTGGATCGGCTCGGGTTCGACGAGGCGTGGTTCGGCGAACACCACTCCGGCGGGTACGAATTGATCGCCTGCCCGGAGGTGTTCATCGCCGCGGCCGCCGAGCGCACCAAGCACATCCGGCTGGGCACCGGCGTGGTGTCGCTGCCCTACCATCACCCGCTGATGGTGGCCGACCGCTGGGTGCTGCTCGACCACCTGACCCGGGGCCGGGTGATCTTCGGCACCGGGCCCGGCGCGCTGCCGTCGGACGCGTACATGATGGGCATCGATCCGGTGGAGCAGCGGCGGATGATGCAGGAGTCGCTGGAGGCGATCCTGGCGCTGTTCCGCGCCGGGCCCGACGAGCGGGTCGACCGGCATTCGGACTGGTTCACCTTGCGCGACGCGCAGCTGCACATCCGGCCCTACACCTGGCCGTACCCGGAAATCTCCACGGCGGCAATGGTTTCGCCATCGGGTCCGCGGCTGGCCGGGCAGCTGGGCACCTCACTGCTGTCGTTGTCGATGTCGGTGCCCGGCGGGTATGCGGCGCTGGAGGACGCCTGGGGTGTCGTCGTCGAGCAGGCCGCCAAGGTGGGCCGGCCCGAGCCGGATCGCTCGTCGTGGCGGGTGCTGGGGATCATGCACCTCGCCGATACCCGGGAGCAGGCGATCGAGGACTGCACGTACGGATTGCAGGACTTCGCAAACTATTTCGGCGCCGCCGGATTCGTGCCGCTGGCCAATGACGTCGAGGCCGCAGAGCAGTCCCCGCGGCAGTTCGTCGCCGACTATGCCGCCGGGGGCAACTGCTGTATCGGCACACCCGATGATGCCATCGCCTACATCACCGATTTGCTGGACCGCTCGGGCGGTTTCGGCACGTTCCTCATGCTCGGGCACGACTGGGCCGACCCGCAGGCCACCTATCACTCGTACGAGTTGTTCGCGCGAAAAGTCATGCCGCACTTCAAGGGACAGCTTCAGGCCCCGAGAGCGTCACACGACTGGGCGCAGCGCAAACGCAACGATCTGTTCGGCCGCGCCGGTGAGGCGATCATGAAGGCCATCGGCGAGCACGCCGGCGAGCAGACTTAG
- the hpt gene encoding hypoxanthine phosphoribosyltransferase, with translation MRLVVRPCSWHSVDVSAHELYPGDIKSVLLSQEQIHTRTAELATSVARDYADSLNGQDLLLLTVLKGAVMFVTDLARAIPLPTQLEFMAVSSYGSSTSSSGVVRILKDLDRDIHDRDVLIVEDIVDSGLTLSWLLRNLATRHPKSLRVCTLLRKPDAVRADVDIEYVGFDIPNEFVVGYGLDYAERYRDLPFIGTLEPKVYQG, from the coding sequence GTGAGATTGGTCGTCAGGCCTTGCTCGTGGCACAGTGTGGACGTGTCGGCGCACGAGCTGTACCCCGGGGACATCAAATCGGTCTTGTTGTCACAAGAGCAGATTCACACCCGGACCGCTGAGCTGGCGACGTCGGTCGCCCGCGACTACGCCGATTCGCTGAACGGTCAGGATCTGCTGCTGCTGACCGTCCTCAAGGGTGCGGTGATGTTCGTCACCGACCTCGCCCGCGCGATCCCGCTGCCCACGCAGTTGGAGTTCATGGCGGTCAGCTCCTACGGATCGTCGACGTCGTCGTCGGGGGTGGTCCGGATCCTCAAGGATCTCGATCGCGACATCCATGACCGCGACGTGCTGATCGTCGAGGACATCGTGGACTCCGGGCTGACGTTGTCGTGGCTGCTGCGCAACCTGGCCACCCGGCATCCCAAATCGCTGCGGGTGTGCACGCTGCTGCGCAAGCCCGACGCGGTACGCGCCGACGTCGACATCGAATACGTCGGCTTCGACATTCCCAACGAGTTCGTGGTCGGCTACGGCCTGGACTACGCCGAGCGCTACCGCGATCTGCCCTTCATCGGCACACTCGAGCCGAAGGTGTATCAGGGCTAG
- a CDS encoding IS481 family transposase — translation MSHRNAPLSETGRLRLARCVVEDGWSLRRAADRFQVAVTTASRWASRYREYGPAGMVDRSSRPHRCPNQTPTRTERRIIKVRVIRRWGPARIGYLLGLHPSTVHRVLTRYGMAKLRWLDRGTGCVIRRMQPAECGEMVHIDVKKLGKIPAGGGWRMLGRSVGNRNHQADKSSGQTNKRRQPVRGYHFLHTAIDGYSRLAYSEILSDERKDTAAAFWLRANTWFAQHGINVRKVLTDNGSCYRSHPFRDALGTIEHRRTRPYRPQTNGKVERFHRTLAEEWAYARLYRSDTERCDEFITWLHTYNYHRGHTALGGQPPAARVPNLSGQYS, via the coding sequence GTGTCCCACCGTAACGCCCCGTTGTCTGAAACCGGACGCCTGCGACTGGCCCGTTGCGTCGTCGAGGACGGTTGGAGTCTTCGACGCGCTGCTGACCGATTCCAGGTAGCAGTGACTACCGCCAGTCGCTGGGCGAGCCGCTACCGCGAATATGGTCCGGCCGGCATGGTCGACCGCAGCTCACGGCCTCACCGCTGCCCCAATCAGACTCCAACACGTACCGAGCGGCGCATCATCAAGGTGCGTGTCATTCGCCGTTGGGGACCGGCGCGCATCGGTTATCTGCTGGGCCTGCACCCCTCGACGGTGCACCGGGTCCTCACTCGTTACGGCATGGCCAAACTGCGCTGGCTGGACCGCGGCACTGGCTGCGTGATCCGACGCATGCAACCCGCCGAGTGCGGCGAAATGGTCCACATCGACGTCAAGAAGCTGGGCAAAATTCCTGCCGGCGGCGGCTGGCGGATGCTGGGTCGCTCGGTGGGTAACCGCAATCACCAAGCCGACAAAAGCAGTGGACAGACCAACAAACGTCGACAACCGGTACGCGGCTATCACTTCCTGCACACCGCAATCGACGGCTATTCCCGGCTGGCCTACAGCGAGATACTCAGCGATGAACGCAAAGACACGGCCGCCGCCTTCTGGCTACGAGCCAACACCTGGTTCGCCCAACATGGCATCAACGTTCGAAAAGTGTTGACCGACAATGGATCATGCTATCGATCACATCCCTTCCGGGACGCACTGGGCACCATCGAGCATCGCCGAACCCGGCCCTATCGGCCACAGACAAATGGCAAAGTAGAGCGGTTCCACCGCACGCTGGCCGAAGAATGGGCCTACGCCCGGCTCTACCGCAGCGACACCGAACGCTGCGACGAGTTCATCACCTGGCTGCACACCTACAATTACCACCGCGGCCACACCGCACTCGGCGGCCAACCACCCGCCGCCCGCGTACCTAACCTCTCAGGTCAGTACAGCTAG
- the dacB gene encoding D-alanyl-D-alanine carboxypeptidase/D-alanyl-D-alanine-endopeptidase: MRPTQWRRSTHVVLAVAVIALVAAVVAVAAVLTHGDTSSAQAPPGHALVTASSGVVPVSDSAPVPTAAGLTAALALPVADPNLGNVSGRVTDAQTGTQLWEYRADVPLLPASTNKTLTTGAALLALKRDERVTTTVVAADQTTQPGVVVLVGGGDPILSAAPAGQETWYRGAARISDLADQVRKSGITATAVQVDDSLYSGPDFAPGWDPADIDGGDIAPMQSVMIDAGRIQPTTVDSARSRTPALDAGRALATALGVDPAKVTMAPGPPTGRQLAAVQGAPLIERLRQMMNASDNVMAESIAREVARAGGRPMSFAGAVDAITTKLAGAGVDMTGATLFDSSGLSVLDRLTAKTLDEVVQAAAGPDQPDMRPLLDVLPIAGGSGTLSDRFLGGDSKGASAGWLRAKTGSLTAINSLAGVVTDAGGRVLTFAFISNDAGPMGRVALDALASVLRTCGCGS; encoded by the coding sequence ATGAGGCCGACTCAGTGGCGGCGCTCCACCCACGTGGTGCTCGCCGTGGCGGTGATCGCGCTGGTTGCGGCCGTCGTCGCGGTGGCCGCCGTCCTGACGCACGGTGACACCAGCAGCGCGCAGGCCCCGCCCGGCCACGCACTGGTGACCGCGAGCTCGGGCGTGGTCCCGGTGTCCGACAGCGCACCGGTGCCCACCGCCGCCGGTCTGACCGCCGCGCTGGCCCTGCCCGTCGCCGATCCCAATCTCGGCAACGTCAGCGGCCGGGTCACCGACGCGCAGACCGGCACCCAACTCTGGGAGTACCGCGCGGACGTGCCGCTGCTGCCGGCCTCGACCAACAAGACCCTCACCACAGGTGCTGCGCTGCTGGCGCTGAAGCGCGACGAGCGCGTCACCACGACCGTCGTCGCGGCCGATCAGACCACCCAGCCCGGGGTGGTGGTGCTCGTCGGCGGCGGCGATCCGATCCTGTCGGCCGCCCCGGCCGGCCAGGAGACCTGGTATCGCGGCGCCGCCCGGATCAGCGACCTCGCCGACCAGGTGCGCAAGAGCGGAATCACCGCGACGGCGGTTCAGGTCGACGATTCCCTGTACAGCGGGCCGGATTTCGCGCCCGGCTGGGATCCCGCCGACATCGACGGCGGCGACATCGCCCCGATGCAGTCGGTGATGATCGACGCCGGTCGCATCCAGCCGACCACGGTCGATTCGGCCCGGTCCCGAACCCCGGCGTTGGACGCCGGCCGGGCGCTGGCCACCGCGCTGGGCGTCGACCCGGCCAAGGTGACGATGGCGCCCGGGCCGCCGACGGGCAGGCAGCTCGCGGCGGTGCAGGGCGCCCCGCTGATCGAGCGGCTGCGGCAGATGATGAACGCCTCCGACAACGTGATGGCCGAGTCGATCGCCCGTGAGGTGGCCAGGGCCGGCGGCCGTCCGATGAGCTTCGCCGGAGCGGTCGACGCCATCACCACCAAGCTCGCCGGTGCCGGCGTCGACATGACCGGCGCCACGTTGTTCGACTCCAGCGGGTTGTCGGTGCTGGACCGGCTCACGGCGAAAACCCTCGACGAGGTGGTCCAGGCCGCCGCGGGCCCCGACCAGCCCGACATGCGCCCGCTGCTCGACGTCCTGCCCATCGCCGGCGGCAGCGGAACGTTGTCGGACCGCTTCCTCGGCGGTGACTCCAAGGGGGCGTCGGCGGGCTGGCTGCGGGCCAAGACCGGGTCGCTGACGGCGATCAACTCCCTGGCCGGGGTGGTCACCGATGCCGGCGGCCGGGTGCTGACGTTCGCGTTCATCTCCAACGACGCCGGGCCGATGGGTCGGGTGGCCCTCGACGCACTGGCCAGCGTCCTGCGGACATGCGGGTGCGGCTCATGA
- a CDS encoding alpha/beta hydrolase — translation MALPMDPEVLTLLQPLMDAAAAVEPPPIGDVATRRERAIPLFQTLGASRAPVDGVEVSRHTLPTTDGAELDLAWYFPTSGMPGSAVLYLHGGGMIYSLAETAPAYDTAMRGYVAATGAPMLLVDYRVAPEFPDPTPVEDCYAALCWLAEHAADLGVDPARIAVAGDSAGGGLAAGVSLLARDRGGPALAAQVLIYPMLDDRTTIPDPELDPELLTWNYDDNITGWGALLGDRAGGDDVSIYAAPARAQVLTGLPPTYLDVGDLDIFRDENIAYAARLSAAGVPTELHVHPGCPHAWEALAPTAPVSERAVADRIRRLRAV, via the coding sequence GTGGCCCTGCCGATGGATCCGGAAGTACTGACCCTGCTGCAACCATTGATGGACGCGGCCGCCGCTGTCGAGCCGCCCCCGATCGGGGATGTGGCCACTCGCCGTGAGCGGGCGATCCCGTTGTTCCAGACGCTCGGCGCCTCCCGCGCCCCGGTGGACGGCGTGGAGGTGTCGCGGCACACGTTGCCCACCACCGACGGCGCGGAGCTTGATCTGGCGTGGTATTTCCCCACCTCGGGGATGCCCGGCAGTGCCGTGCTCTACCTGCACGGCGGCGGCATGATCTACAGCCTGGCCGAAACCGCACCGGCCTACGACACGGCGATGCGCGGCTACGTCGCGGCCACCGGCGCCCCGATGCTGCTGGTGGATTACCGTGTGGCACCGGAGTTTCCGGATCCGACGCCGGTTGAGGACTGCTACGCGGCGCTGTGCTGGCTGGCCGAGCACGCCGCCGACCTGGGCGTCGACCCGGCCCGCATCGCGGTGGCCGGTGACAGCGCCGGCGGCGGCCTGGCGGCCGGGGTGAGCCTGCTGGCCCGTGACCGCGGCGGCCCCGCGCTGGCCGCGCAGGTGCTGATCTATCCGATGCTCGACGACCGCACCACCATCCCGGATCCGGAATTGGACCCGGAACTGCTGACGTGGAACTACGACGACAACATCACCGGCTGGGGTGCGCTCCTGGGCGATCGCGCCGGGGGCGATGACGTGTCGATCTATGCCGCGCCGGCCCGCGCGCAGGTCCTGACCGGACTGCCGCCGACCTACCTCGACGTCGGCGATCTGGACATTTTCCGCGACGAGAACATCGCTTATGCCGCACGGCTTTCCGCTGCGGGCGTGCCCACCGAACTGCACGTGCATCCCGGCTGCCCGCACGCCTGGGAGGCGTTGGCGCCCACCGCGCCGGTGTCGGAGCGCGCGGTGGCCGACCGGATCCGCAGGCTGCGCGCCGTCTAA
- the tilS gene encoding tRNA lysidine(34) synthetase TilS — translation MRAGVAGFVTEHLPGATSWCVALSGGPDSLALAAAAAAALPTTALIVDHGLQPGSEQIAETARRQAHDLGCVDARVLRVQVGGDGGPEAAARAARYTALDAARADAPVLLAHTLDDQAETVLLGLGRGSGPRSIAGMRACDPPWYRPLLGVRRAVTHAACAELGLTPWDDPHNHDARFTRVRLRTEVLPLLEDVLGGGVAEALARTAAALREDTDALDEWAALARKNTAALGDTGDTVAVTALAALPTAVRRRVIRGWLLGGGAANLTDKQIRAVDALVTAWHGQGGVAVGSELRQQRLFAARRDGRLMMYTQPV, via the coding sequence CTGCGGGCCGGCGTGGCCGGCTTCGTGACCGAGCACCTGCCCGGCGCGACGTCGTGGTGTGTCGCGCTGTCCGGCGGGCCGGACTCGCTGGCCCTGGCCGCGGCGGCCGCCGCCGCGCTGCCGACCACCGCCCTGATCGTCGACCACGGTCTGCAGCCCGGCTCCGAGCAGATCGCCGAGACCGCCCGCAGGCAGGCGCACGACCTCGGCTGCGTGGACGCCCGGGTGCTGCGGGTGCAGGTGGGCGGCGACGGCGGTCCGGAGGCCGCCGCGCGCGCCGCGCGCTACACCGCGCTGGACGCCGCGCGCGCCGATGCGCCGGTTCTGCTGGCGCACACCCTCGACGACCAGGCCGAGACCGTGCTGCTGGGGCTGGGCCGCGGCTCGGGACCGCGATCGATCGCCGGTATGCGGGCCTGCGACCCGCCCTGGTACCGGCCGCTGCTGGGGGTGCGCCGCGCCGTCACCCACGCCGCGTGCGCCGAGCTCGGGTTGACCCCGTGGGACGACCCGCACAATCACGACGCCCGTTTCACCCGGGTTCGGCTGCGCACCGAAGTGCTGCCGCTGCTCGAAGACGTGCTCGGCGGTGGTGTTGCCGAGGCGCTGGCCCGGACCGCGGCCGCGCTGCGCGAGGACACCGACGCTTTGGACGAATGGGCCGCCCTGGCGCGGAAGAACACAGCCGCCCTCGGCGACACCGGCGACACCGTCGCGGTCACCGCGCTGGCCGCCCTGCCCACCGCGGTGCGCCGCCGGGTGATCCGCGGCTGGCTGCTGGGCGGCGGCGCGGCCAACCTCACCGACAAGCAGATCCGCGCGGTGGACGCCCTGGTCACCGCCTGGCACGGGCAGGGCGGAGTGGCAGTCGGCTCGGAGCTTCGGCAGCAAAGATTGTTCGCCGCGCGCCGCGACGGCAGGCTGATGATGTACACGCAACCGGTGTGA
- a CDS encoding zinc-dependent metalloprotease: MSSQVTVGRAVDWSFAGNVGARLARPGPAATDYTRSQAVDELSVAARKAEGPVREVTRMGGDAPVAEARIVDRQGWIRAASDSMRVMTGGTDTPSNPVTGRVTGAQTGAVLAFISSGILGQYDPFADTGTDDGLLLLVYPNVIAVERQLRVSPADFRLWVCLHEVTHRVQFSANPWLAQHMSQALGVLTSDAADDVTQVVGRLAEFAKKRRSGDLGPNDAGILGFMRAVQSEPQQVALDQLLVLGTLLEGHADHVMDAVGPAVVPSVQTIRNRFDQRRQRKQPPLQRLLRALLGVDAKLSQYTRGKAFVDHVVDRVGMDRFNTVWTSAATLPLPDEIEDPQRWIDRVL, from the coding sequence ATGAGCTCGCAGGTGACCGTCGGGCGGGCCGTGGACTGGTCCTTCGCCGGGAATGTCGGCGCCCGGCTGGCCCGGCCGGGGCCGGCCGCCACCGACTACACCCGCAGCCAGGCCGTCGACGAACTGTCTGTCGCGGCGCGCAAGGCCGAAGGCCCGGTCCGCGAGGTCACCCGGATGGGCGGCGACGCCCCGGTCGCCGAGGCACGCATCGTCGACCGCCAGGGCTGGATCCGGGCGGCGTCGGATTCCATGCGGGTGATGACCGGCGGCACCGACACACCCAGCAACCCGGTCACCGGACGGGTGACCGGCGCGCAGACCGGCGCCGTGCTGGCGTTCATCTCGTCGGGGATCCTCGGCCAGTACGACCCGTTCGCCGACACCGGCACCGACGACGGTCTGCTGCTGCTGGTCTACCCGAACGTCATCGCCGTCGAGCGCCAACTGCGGGTCTCCCCGGCCGACTTCCGGTTGTGGGTATGCCTGCACGAGGTCACCCACCGGGTGCAGTTCTCCGCCAATCCTTGGTTGGCACAACACATGTCGCAGGCGCTCGGGGTGCTGACCTCCGACGCGGCCGACGACGTGACGCAGGTGGTGGGGCGGCTGGCGGAGTTCGCGAAGAAGCGGCGGAGCGGCGACCTGGGCCCCAACGACGCGGGCATCCTCGGCTTCATGCGGGCGGTGCAGTCCGAGCCGCAGCAGGTGGCGCTGGATCAGCTGCTGGTGCTCGGCACCCTGCTCGAAGGCCACGCCGACCATGTCATGGACGCGGTCGGTCCGGCCGTCGTGCCGTCGGTGCAGACCATTCGCAACCGGTTCGATCAACGCCGGCAACGCAAGCAGCCGCCGCTGCAGCGGCTGCTGCGGGCGCTGCTCGGGGTGGACGCCAAGCTCAGCCAGTACACCCGCGGGAAGGCGTTCGTCGACCATGTGGTGGACCGGGTCGGGATGGACCGGTTCAACACGGTGTGGACGAGTGCGGCCACTCTGCCGCTGCCCGACGAGATCGAAGATCCGCAGCGGTGGATCGACCGGGTGCTGTAG
- a CDS encoding inorganic diphosphatase — translation MEFDVTIEIPKGQRNKYEVDHETGRVRLDRYLYTPMAYPADYGFIEDTLGEDGDPLDALVLLPLSVFPGVLIEVRPVGMFKMVDEAGGDDKVLCVPAGDNRWDHIQDIGDVPKDELDSIQHFFTHYKDLEPGKFVKGSDWVGRAEAEAEVERSRERFAKEGH, via the coding sequence GTGGAGTTCGACGTCACCATCGAGATCCCCAAGGGCCAGCGCAACAAGTACGAGGTGGACCACGAAACCGGACGGGTCCGCCTCGACCGCTACCTGTACACCCCGATGGCGTACCCCGCCGACTACGGCTTCATCGAGGACACCCTCGGCGAGGACGGCGACCCGCTGGACGCGCTGGTGCTGCTGCCGCTGTCGGTGTTCCCCGGTGTGCTGATCGAGGTGCGCCCGGTCGGCATGTTCAAGATGGTCGACGAGGCCGGCGGCGACGACAAGGTGCTGTGTGTGCCTGCCGGGGACAACCGTTGGGATCACATCCAGGACATCGGTGACGTGCCCAAGGACGAACTCGATTCGATCCAGCACTTCTTCACCCACTACAAGGACCTCGAGCCGGGCAAGTTCGTGAAGGGCTCGGACTGGGTCGGACGGGCCGAGGCCGAGGCCGAGGTGGAGCGCTCCCGCGAGCGGTTCGCCAAGGAAGGTCACTGA
- a CDS encoding SIMPL domain-containing protein (The SIMPL domain is named for its presence in mouse protein SIMPL (signalling molecule that associates with mouse pelle-like kinase). Bacterial member BP26, from Brucella, was shown to assemble into a channel-like structure, while YggE from E. coli has been associated with resistance to oxidative stress.), protein MPIAGRRVVIALASAATAAAILTGCDSAPAVPANPRQVTVIGSGEVKGVPDTLTADVSVEATAADVTTAMNQANDRQNAVLNALNASGVDTKDISTTGVSLQPQYGDNSVITGYRANNSIQIKIRKLDTASQVLANIVSAGGAATRINSVSYSIEDDSKLVGDARARAFNDAKQRAQQYADLSGLSLGKIISISEAPGGTPPPPTPMPMPMRGEMASSVPLSPGQQTVSFSVTAVWELG, encoded by the coding sequence ATGCCCATCGCCGGACGTCGTGTCGTTATTGCGCTGGCCTCGGCGGCCACGGCCGCCGCCATCCTCACGGGCTGCGACTCCGCTCCCGCGGTGCCCGCCAATCCGCGACAGGTCACCGTCATCGGCTCCGGCGAGGTGAAGGGCGTGCCAGACACCCTGACCGCCGACGTGAGCGTCGAGGCGACCGCAGCCGACGTCACCACGGCGATGAACCAGGCCAACGACCGCCAGAACGCGGTACTCAACGCGCTCAACGCCAGCGGCGTCGACACCAAGGACATCAGCACCACCGGGGTCAGCCTGCAGCCCCAGTACGGCGACAACTCGGTGATCACCGGCTACCGGGCGAACAACTCGATCCAGATCAAGATCCGCAAGCTGGACACCGCCTCGCAGGTGCTGGCCAATATCGTCAGCGCCGGTGGCGCCGCCACCCGAATCAACTCGGTGAGCTACTCGATCGAGGACGACTCCAAGCTGGTCGGCGACGCCAGGGCCCGCGCGTTCAACGACGCCAAGCAGCGGGCGCAGCAGTACGCCGACCTGTCCGGGCTGTCGCTGGGCAAGATCATCTCCATCTCCGAGGCACCCGGTGGCACACCCCCGCCGCCCACGCCGATGCCGATGCCGATGCGCGGCGAGATGGCCAGTTCGGTTCCGCTGTCCCCCGGCCAACAGACGGTGAGCTTTTCGGTGACGGCGGTCTGGGAGCTCGGCTAG
- a CDS encoding 2-oxo-4-hydroxy-4-carboxy-5-ureidoimidazoline decarboxylase, protein MLLHQGIGLEAFNELPDSKAVHALYECCNSVTLARDLTRGRPYADRAELFRRADDLLFSLSESSIDDILQAYPHVGRRPGSTKSQAEQCSVWDSSPEVMAELNAAVAEYNAHFGFGFVMHIGGLPREVCAKSVIAAVHDRMHHDPETERKVVCNELARINRSRLERMLGPEGGYDNWG, encoded by the coding sequence GTGTTGTTGCACCAGGGCATCGGTCTCGAGGCCTTCAATGAGCTGCCGGACAGCAAGGCTGTCCATGCGCTCTACGAGTGCTGCAACAGTGTCACCCTCGCGAGGGACCTGACCAGGGGCCGCCCGTACGCCGACCGGGCCGAACTGTTCCGACGGGCCGACGACTTGCTGTTCTCGCTGTCGGAGTCCTCGATCGACGACATCCTCCAGGCCTACCCGCATGTCGGTCGCCGCCCGGGCAGCACCAAGTCGCAGGCCGAGCAGTGCTCGGTGTGGGATTCCTCCCCCGAGGTGATGGCCGAACTGAACGCGGCGGTCGCCGAGTACAACGCGCATTTCGGCTTCGGCTTCGTCATGCACATCGGCGGGTTGCCCCGCGAGGTCTGCGCCAAGTCGGTGATCGCGGCGGTCCACGACCGGATGCACCACGACCCCGAAACCGAACGCAAGGTCGTGTGCAACGAGTTGGCCCGGATCAATCGCAGCAGGCTCGAACGGATGCTCGGCCCCGAGGGCGGCTACGACAACTGGGGCTAG
- a CDS encoding MBL fold metallo-hydrolase — MAKLALTHLGGPTTLIEVDGWRILTDPTFDSPGRRYTFGWGTSSRKVAGPARPRDAVAPVDAVLLSHDQHADNLDDSGRALLAQAGTVVTTVPAARRLAAPNVRGLADWESTTLTAEGRPPLTVTATPARHGPRFSGPITGKVNGFALHRDGEDAAALWMSGDTVLYDGLREVARRMPVDVALLHLGGVRFGFTGPVRFTMTAREGLELTRLMRPRVVVPVHYEGWTHFREPEDVARQTLSELANVHWLTPGTPAEI; from the coding sequence ATGGCCAAGCTGGCTCTCACTCACCTCGGCGGCCCCACCACGCTGATCGAGGTCGACGGCTGGCGGATCCTGACCGACCCGACCTTCGACTCACCCGGGCGCCGATACACGTTCGGTTGGGGCACGTCCTCGCGCAAGGTCGCGGGCCCGGCCCGACCGCGCGACGCCGTCGCACCCGTCGATGCGGTGTTGCTCAGCCACGATCAGCACGCCGACAACCTCGACGACTCCGGCCGTGCCCTGCTCGCTCAGGCCGGCACCGTCGTCACCACCGTACCCGCCGCGCGGCGGCTGGCCGCGCCGAATGTTCGTGGCCTGGCGGACTGGGAGTCGACGACGCTGACGGCCGAGGGCCGGCCGCCGCTGACGGTGACTGCCACCCCGGCCCGGCACGGCCCCAGGTTCAGCGGCCCGATCACCGGGAAGGTCAACGGGTTCGCGCTGCACCGCGACGGCGAGGATGCCGCCGCGCTGTGGATGTCGGGGGACACCGTGCTCTACGACGGTCTGCGTGAAGTCGCTCGGCGGATGCCGGTCGATGTGGCGCTGCTGCATCTCGGCGGGGTGCGGTTCGGGTTCACCGGGCCGGTGCGCTTCACCATGACCGCCCGCGAGGGCCTCGAGTTGACCCGCCTGATGCGGCCACGCGTGGTGGTGCCGGTGCATTACGAGGGCTGGACGCACTTCCGCGAGCCGGAAGATGTTGCACGCCAGACACTGTCGGAGCTCGCGAATGTCCACTGGCTCACGCCGGGAACGCCGGCTGAAATCTAG
- a CDS encoding TetR/AcrR family transcriptional regulator: MTTRRTQAQRSAATQDALRAAARELWGERGYADVGTPEIAQRAGVTRGAMYHQYADKSALFLDVVEAVEADVMNRLAAAVLAQEPPTPAATLHAAVDAWLDISSEREIRQLILLDAPNVLGWNGFRDIAERYSLGMTEQLLQAAMDSGELASAPVRPLAHILIGALDAAALTIAHADDPQRTGTEVRSALHGIVNGMLAGRP; this comes from the coding sequence ATGACCACCAGACGAACCCAGGCGCAGCGCTCCGCGGCCACCCAGGACGCGCTGCGCGCGGCCGCGCGCGAACTCTGGGGTGAACGCGGTTATGCCGACGTCGGGACCCCGGAGATCGCCCAGCGCGCCGGCGTCACCAGGGGCGCGATGTACCACCAGTACGCCGATAAGTCGGCACTGTTCCTCGACGTGGTCGAAGCGGTCGAAGCCGACGTGATGAACCGGCTGGCCGCGGCAGTTCTCGCTCAGGAACCGCCGACCCCGGCCGCCACCCTGCACGCCGCGGTAGACGCCTGGCTGGACATCAGCTCAGAGCGCGAGATCCGTCAACTGATCCTGCTTGATGCACCGAATGTATTGGGCTGGAATGGTTTCCGCGACATCGCCGAACGATACAGCCTGGGCATGACCGAGCAGTTGCTGCAAGCCGCGATGGACTCCGGTGAACTCGCTTCCGCCCCGGTGCGTCCGCTGGCGCACATCCTGATCGGGGCGCTGGACGCCGCGGCGCTGACCATCGCCCACGCCGACGACCCGCAGCGCACCGGCACCGAGGTGCGTAGCGCGCTGCACGGCATCGTCAACGGGATGCTCGCCGGCCGGCCCTGA